From the genome of Nitrospira sp.:
ATCGCCGTCCTGCTGCGCCACCGCCTCGCTACTTATTCTGGCTATCGAACTCCTTCACGACACGATCCGTCACGTCCAGCGCGGGCTGATGGTACAACACAATCCGCACCATCGCATCGCTGCCCTTGTCGAGAATAGCCTGATAGCCGTCTTTCTGCGCCACCGCTTGTGCGGCCGCCGCAATCTTCTTGGCATACTCCGTCACCATCTCGCGTTGTTTCTGCTGCACTTCCCGATTAAAGTCAGCCAGGCGACGCTGATAGGCCTCCAGCTTCGTCCGGAATTGTTCCTGTTTTTCCTGCTTTGCCTGCTCGCTCAACTTGCTGTTGGGATCCTGGAGGGACTGCTCCATATCCTTCAATTCCTGGTCGTCCGCATTCACGATTTTCTGCCGGGTCAGCGAATAGCTCTTCATTTCCTCCAGCGCCCGCTTGCCGGCTTTGGATTGTTCCATCACCGCCTGCTGATCCATCACCCCGACCTTAAACGTCTCCGCCGCGACGGCCGCATGGACGAACCACAGGCTCGCCGCCAGCACTCCGAGCATCCCGATCACGCGCTGTCGTTTCATATAATCCGTCTCCTCCTGCTAGGGATAGTCCCGATTGAACTCTTCAATCACCTGATTCGAAATATCGAGCGTGTCCTCGCGATAGAGCGTCACTCCGCCTTTGCTGCTGTCCACGACAATCTGCAAGCCCAGCCGCTTCGCAACCTTGCCGACCACCGTCTCGATCTTGCCGCGAAATCCGTCCATCACATCTTTTTGCTTCTCCTGCACTTCCCGATTCAGCTCCGTGACCTTTTGCTGATACTCCTGCATGCGCCGGCGAAACGCTTCTTCCCGATCACGTTTGGCCGCGGGACTCAGGACGCTGGCCTGTTTCACGAAATCCTCTTCCAGCCGACGCAATTCCTTTTCATCGAGCTCGATCAGGGTCTGTCGATTCTTGGAAAAGGCCGTGAGGTTGTCCTTGGCTTTTTTCCCCGCGTTGGTATCGGACAGAATTCGGGCCGGATCCAATACCCCGATCTTCCCCTCGACTTTCGCGCCGGCGCCCGCTCCCGCACATCCACTCACGGCAAGGAATGCGACCATGAGCAGCGCCGCACAGGTATTCCGGCATTGATTCGTCATCGCGGCCATTCTCGTCACACAATTCCTTCCGTCACCTACTAGAACAGTGACCCGATCGTAAATTCAAATACCCCGGTCCGCTCTCCGGTCTGCGGGGCGAGATTGAGTCCGTAGGCGACGCGCAACGGTCCAAACGGGGAAATCCAGCGCCCTTCAATACCAGCTGCTTTCCGCAGGTTCAGCGAAAATTTCTCATTGTCATCGAAACCCTTCCCGTAATCGAAGAAGATCACGCCGTTGAGTTTGGCATCGGCTGAAATCGTAAAGATATAGTCAAAGTTGAATATCAACTCCTTTGACGCTCCGATAATTGAAAAGATATTCGGGACCACGGGGCCGGCTCGTCCGAACACGAATCCGCGCATGGTATTGATACCGCCGACGAAAAACCGCTCGGTCAGCGGGATCGGTTTCCCGCCGATGCCTTCAATGGCTCCGAAACGCGCCCGGACTGAGAATCGCGTATCAAACGGCAGGGGGGTATACTTGCTCACATCGAGATAATACTTCACGAAATTATTGGACCCTCCGAGGAACGGCGTGCCGTAGTCGACACCGCCGCCGACTCGCCAGCCGGCTCGAGGGTCCAGGAAATAGTCCCGGGTATCCCGGAACATGGTCGTCCGGAACCCCGTCGTCGTCTGATTACCGAGCTGCCGGCAAATCAGCGGCAAGAGATCCGGACAAAGTCCGACCTGAGGATCCTTAAAATTCAACTGTTCAGCTACAAGACTGATGCTTCCGGTCACATACTCGGACAGCCACCGCCCAAACGTCACGCTGGCGCCTGACTTCTCTTCGAAATAGGAAATAAAGTTCGTCATGCTGCGATAAATATCGAGCTGAACCGACGTCAGGCTGTCATTCAAGTAGGGATTGCGGAAGGTGATGAGGCCGAGGGTCCGTTGCTGCCCGAGCTGGCCACGGATACGGCCCATGTAGCCGTTGCCGCCGAGATTGCCTTCGGTGATATCCGCAATGGCCACGAGCTTGTCCAGCGTGCTGAATCCGCCGCCGATACTGAACTGGCCGGTGGGCTTCTCCTTGACCCGCACATTCAGATCGACCTTGTCGGCCTCGACTTGCGCCGGAAGAATTTCAACCGTCTCGAAAAAGTTCAGGTTATTCAGGCGCTGGAAGCTCCGCTTCAGCGAGGGCGTGTCGATGACATCCTGCTCGTCGACGCGGATTTCCCGGCGAATCACGTTGTCGCGGGTCTTGTCGTTCCCGTTGATATTGATCTGCCGGATCCGCATCATCTCACCTTCCTTGATGCTGAGAATGATGCTGGCGGTGCGCTCTTCATTGTTCGGAT
Proteins encoded in this window:
- the bamA gene encoding outer membrane protein assembly factor BamA, with amino-acid sequence MTSAQALRVFRIGSQDIVAVYTIMVGGSGFVLLSGYGKLPWCVVMLVLILSCLAVGDVVAQIAGIKVKTIEIRGNKRIELPAIAGRLTLKVGDPYQPETVRGQVKILYDTGFFEDVQVETEAGEGGTAVVFVVREKPFITEIVYDGNENLSDDKLKEKTTIKSQSFLDQQQAKESAEKIRLAYQEDGYYNAQVIPVVQTLDEDRKRLTFFVKEGDKARVKAVVFEGMRAATKEEAFKVTATREWIPWYGLFTQLKLPSFLSDAGILKHDELANDVERVKEILLNKGYLNVQVGLPTVELTEDKKWFIITYNVSEGEPFTVAEVGFRGYTVFEEAELRDKLKIKDGEIFQRAKIRDEITRLTDMYGSKGYAFADVVPNVNPNNEERTASIILSIKEGEMMRIRQININGNDKTRDNVIRREIRVDEQDVIDTPSLKRSFQRLNNLNFFETVEILPAQVEADKVDLNVRVKEKPTGQFSIGGGFSTLDKLVAIADITEGNLGGNGYMGRIRGQLGQQRTLGLITFRNPYLNDSLTSVQLDIYRSMTNFISYFEEKSGASVTFGRWLSEYVTGSISLVAEQLNFKDPQVGLCPDLLPLICRQLGNQTTTGFRTTMFRDTRDYFLDPRAGWRVGGGVDYGTPFLGGSNNFVKYYLDVSKYTPLPFDTRFSVRARFGAIEGIGGKPIPLTERFFVGGINTMRGFVFGRAGPVVPNIFSIIGASKELIFNFDYIFTISADAKLNGVIFFDYGKGFDDNEKFSLNLRKAAGIEGRWISPFGPLRVAYGLNLAPQTGERTGVFEFTIGSLF
- a CDS encoding OmpH family outer membrane protein; the encoded protein is MAAMTNQCRNTCAALLMVAFLAVSGCAGAGAGAKVEGKIGVLDPARILSDTNAGKKAKDNLTAFSKNRQTLIELDEKELRRLEEDFVKQASVLSPAAKRDREEAFRRRMQEYQQKVTELNREVQEKQKDVMDGFRGKIETVVGKVAKRLGLQIVVDSSKGGVTLYREDTLDISNQVIEEFNRDYP
- a CDS encoding OmpH family outer membrane protein — encoded protein: MKRQRVIGMLGVLAASLWFVHAAVAAETFKVGVMDQQAVMEQSKAGKRALEEMKSYSLTRQKIVNADDQELKDMEQSLQDPNSKLSEQAKQEKQEQFRTKLEAYQRRLADFNREVQQKQREMVTEYAKKIAAAAQAVAQKDGYQAILDKGSDAMVRIVLYHQPALDVTDRVVKEFDSQNK